The Polypterus senegalus isolate Bchr_013 chromosome 1, ASM1683550v1, whole genome shotgun sequence genome includes a window with the following:
- the hjv gene encoding hemojuvelin gives MGKLGDSNSNTQQPEKNSSVIFLLLTIIIFKQAAAKCRILRCNSEFVAATEPGGGAVGNDDYCSALRAYSLCTRLTSRACWGDLSYHSAVQGIEDLMIQHRCPQTGPTSRPRPQAPMSRHEGHPALDTCSYNKSFQRREGRLPSFVHCGVFGDPHIRTFQDDFQTCRVHGAWPLIDNNYLYVQATSTPVSKGSNATALTKITIIFKDFKECIDQQIYQAELNNVPAAFSDGSTNGGERRGGNSLKVLGQVPGQSIEIQAAYIGTTVIVRQTGSFLSFSIQIPMEVANTSTEEQDLQLCMGGCPTLERLPFFPSSSALQEARIKCGKELPKEDIYFQACVFDVLATGDINATAAATLALKDARIFIQEKDKLHLLPSLSSKNSPSHMTFFLMLFFVMMFSIL, from the exons ATGGGGAAACTGGGTGACAGCAACAGTAACACACAACAACCCGAGAAAAACTCTTCTGTCATTTTCCTGCTTCTTACGATTATCATTTTCAAACAAG ccgCTGCGAAGTGTAGGATACTGCGATGTAATTCTGAATTTGTGGCGGCCACTGAACCTGGTGGTGGGGCGGTTGGCAACGACGACTACTGCAGTGCATTACGGGCCTATTCTCTTTGTACTCGACTCACGTCCCGGGCCTGCTGGGGGGACCTCTCCTATCATTCTGCTGTTCAGGGCATAGAAGACCTCATGATTCAACATCGGTGCCCACAGACAGGACCCACCTCCCGTCCAAGGCCTCAGGCTCCTATGTCCAGGCATGAAGGTCACCCAGCATTGGATACTTGCAGCTACAACAAAAGCTTTCAAAGGCGAGAGGGACGACTTCCCAGCTTTGTCCATTGTGGAGTCTTTGGGGATCCTCATATCAGGACATTTCAAGACGACTTCCAGACATGCCGGGTACATGGAGCTTGGCCACTCATTGACAACAACTACTTATATGTGCAAGCCACAAGCACTCCAGTGTCCAAAGGTTCAAATGCTACGGCTCTAACTAAG atcacAATTATCTTCAAGGACTTTAAAGAGTGCATAGACCAGCAGATTTACCAAGCCGAGTTAAACAACGTGCCAGCAGCTTTCAGTGATGGGTCCACCAACGGAGGAGAGCGCCGGGGAGGCAATAGCCTGAAAGTTCTGGGACAAGTACCCGGGCAGAGTATTGAGATCCAGGCAGCCTACATTGGGACCACTGTTATTGTGCGCCAGACTGGCTCATTCCTATCCTTCTCAATTCAGATTCCAATGGAAGTGGCTAATACATCCACAGAGGAACAGGACCTCCAGCTGTGCATGGGCGGCTGTCCAACATTAGAGAGGCtccctttctttccttcctcATCAGCGCTGCAAGAAGCAAGGATAAAATGTGGGAAAGAATTGCCAAAGGAGGACATTTATTTTCAGGCCTGTGTTTTTGATGTTCTGGCCACAGGAGATATAAATGCCACTGCTGCTGCCACTTTGGCTTTGAAGGATGCTAGAATATTTATCCAGGAGAAGGATAAACTGCACCTTTTACCCAGCCTATCTAGTAAAAATTCCCCAAGTCATATGACATTCTTTTTAATGCTGTTCTTTGTGATGATGTTCAGTATTCTGTAA